The DNA window TCTGCCATAGAAGCCCATCTGCGCCAGGGGTCTGATCAGTTTTATCCGGGTTTGCTCGTCAAGGGTTTCCATTTGTTTACTGGTTTGTGACATGGGCCTTTGTCCGGGAACTTCTCCCGTGGCAATGGCTTCAATGTTATGTTTCCCGGCGTATGCTTCAAGTTCCCTGAGCATAAATAATTTGCAGTCCAAACATGGATTGTATCCGGCTCCCCGTGGATAAGCAGGGTGCTTCAGTACCTCCAGGTATTTTTGCAACAGTCGGCCCCGTGTACAATCAAAGACTGTCAGGGGCACTTCTTCTTTTTCCAGAAATGGATCATGAATCGGCTTTTCCTTGGAAAAAGGCAGTTTAAAAAAAACTGCAGTAATAGAGTAGCCTTGTTCTTTCAACAACTTAACTGCCAACCGGGAATCCAGACCTCCTGAGTAAAGCAGCAGGATGTGCTTCATATTTAAAGCTTTGTTTTGATAAGCAGCAAATTTAACAGAACATGACTAAAATTTTTGATCCATTTGTCTTAAATTTGAAAGGTTATCCTTTTGGTACAACAATTTAATCACATATACTTATGACACTCATCAGATCTATTTCAGGTATTCGTGGAACCATCGGCGATAAGAGGGGAGATAATTTAACCCCGGAAGATATAGTGAAATTCACTTCGGCCTATGCCATATGGGTAAAACGCCAAACGGAGAACAATTTGGTAAAAGTGGTCGTTGGCAGAGATGCCAGACCTTCCGGTAAGATGGTTTATCATATTGTTTGCGGGACGTTGATTTCCATGGGCATTGATGTGATAGACCTGGATCTGGCCACAACCCCTACTGTGGAAATGGCGATTACTGCGGAAGAAGCTCAGGGAGGCATTATTCTTACAGCCAGCCACAACCCGGTTCAGTGGAATGCCTTGAAATTGCTTAATTTTCGCGGGGAATTCCTGAATAAGGAAGAAGGGGAGGAGATACTGGACATAGCGGCTCAGCATGACATCGATTATGCAGCAGTGGATCAGCTTGGAGCAGAGATACGGAAAGATGATTATCTGGATTATCATATTCATAAAATTCTCGAACTTCCCCAGGTGGATGTTGATGCCATATCCTCAAAGGAATACCGTGTGGTGGTCGATGGCATTAATTCGGTGGGAGGTATTGCGGTACCGCGGTTGCTCAGGGCCCTGGATGTTAAAGAGGTGATTGAAGTAAATTGTGAACCGGACGGACGTTTTGCCCATAATCCCGAACCCATCCCTGAAAACCTGACCGGTGTCATGCAGGAGATACAGAAAAACAATGCCGACCTCGGATTTGTGGTTGATCCGGATGTGGACAGACTGGCCATAGTCGATGAGAATGGATCGATGTTTGGCGAAGAATATACCCTGGTTGCCGTAGCGGATTATATTCTGCAGAATAAACCGGGGAATACAGTCTCGAACCTTTCCTCAACCAAAGCATTGAGAGAGCTTACTGCGGAATATGGAGGGTCGTATTATCCATCCGCTGTGGGAGAAGTGAATGTTGTTGAGAAGATGAAAGAGGCACAGGCTGTGATAGGCGGAGAGGGGAATGGCGGTGTAATCCTTCCTGAACTCCATTACGGAAGAGATGCACTGGTGGGTATTGCCTTGTTTCTTACTCATCTTGCAAAGGCAGGTGTATCCTGTTCTGAGCTCAGGAAGAAATATCCTTTTTACCACATCAGCAAGAATAAAATACAATTAACCCCTGATATTGATGTTGATCATATTCTGGAAAAGGTAAAAAACAATTATAAAGATTACCCCCTGAATGATGTTGATGGGGTAAGAATTGAGTTTCCGGAAGGA is part of the Bacteroidales bacterium genome and encodes:
- the glmM gene encoding phosphoglucosamine mutase: MTLIRSISGIRGTIGDKRGDNLTPEDIVKFTSAYAIWVKRQTENNLVKVVVGRDARPSGKMVYHIVCGTLISMGIDVIDLDLATTPTVEMAITAEEAQGGIILTASHNPVQWNALKLLNFRGEFLNKEEGEEILDIAAQHDIDYAAVDQLGAEIRKDDYLDYHIHKILELPQVDVDAISSKEYRVVVDGINSVGGIAVPRLLRALDVKEVIEVNCEPDGRFAHNPEPIPENLTGVMQEIQKNNADLGFVVDPDVDRLAIVDENGSMFGEEYTLVAVADYILQNKPGNTVSNLSSTKALRELTAEYGGSYYPSAVGEVNVVEKMKEAQAVIGGEGNGGVILPELHYGRDALVGIALFLTHLAKAGVSCSELRKKYPFYHISKNKIQLTPDIDVDHILEKVKNNYKDYPLNDVDGVRIEFPEGWVHLRKSNTEPIIRIYSEGEDRKTAEELASRIIDAVNQMV